The following coding sequences lie in one Acidobacteriota bacterium genomic window:
- a CDS encoding thiol-disulfide isomerase, with translation MKRFITILSLIILTVAGVFLSQQTSRASGTPAKQVTFSKDIAPIFFRSCAECHRPGEGAPFSVLSYKDVRPWAKSIKEKVALKTMPPWHADAHYGIWANDRRMVQSDIDAIVAWVDGGAKEGDPNDMPPTPNFTNGWTIGTPDVVIPMPDTFTLEASGPDEYQYFTVDPGFKEDVYIQRAEARPDNRKIVHHIIAFIQPPSDRPRPDLSKYSKEELEKLRAQMEKNSPTYREGFLIRTKQDAPVENDGCSSPTGGKLGRVDRGQDMENGQLLAGYAPGMNQAIWESGTVKKIPAGSKIVFQMHYSKTAGTVQKDRSSIGLIFAKTEPQKLVHTYGISNNAFLIPPGAENHLVTACWTAKEDIHIINFMPHLHLRGKAVEYKAFYPDGKTEILLNVPEYDFSWQTVYYFKQAKAIPKGTKIMVSGFFNNSARNKFNPDPTKAVRYGEPTYDEMMIGWMDYTTDNEKAKLATAMNK, from the coding sequence ATGAAACGCTTCATCACGATTCTTTCTCTCATCATTTTGACAGTTGCGGGTGTCTTTCTTTCGCAACAAACCAGCCGCGCCAGTGGTACTCCGGCGAAACAGGTAACTTTCAGCAAAGACATCGCGCCGATCTTTTTCAGAAGCTGCGCCGAATGTCATCGTCCTGGTGAGGGCGCGCCATTTTCCGTGTTGAGTTATAAAGACGTTCGCCCCTGGGCAAAATCCATCAAAGAAAAAGTGGCGCTCAAAACCATGCCGCCCTGGCACGCTGATGCCCATTATGGAATCTGGGCGAATGACCGGCGCATGGTTCAAAGCGACATTGATGCGATTGTCGCCTGGGTGGATGGCGGAGCCAAAGAAGGCGACCCGAACGATATGCCGCCAACGCCGAATTTCACCAACGGATGGACGATTGGAACGCCGGATGTTGTGATTCCCATGCCCGACACCTTCACGCTGGAAGCCAGCGGCCCGGATGAATATCAGTACTTTACGGTGGATCCGGGGTTCAAAGAAGACGTGTACATTCAACGCGCCGAAGCACGTCCCGACAACCGCAAAATCGTTCATCACATCATTGCGTTCATTCAACCTCCCAGCGACAGACCGCGACCGGATTTGAGCAAGTACAGCAAGGAAGAGTTGGAAAAGCTGCGCGCGCAAATGGAAAAGAACTCGCCGACATATCGCGAAGGTTTCCTGATTCGCACAAAACAGGATGCGCCTGTTGAAAATGATGGCTGTTCATCGCCGACGGGTGGCAAACTCGGTCGCGTGGATCGCGGGCAGGATATGGAAAATGGCCAATTGCTGGCGGGGTATGCTCCGGGAATGAACCAGGCAATTTGGGAATCGGGCACAGTCAAAAAAATCCCTGCCGGGTCGAAGATCGTTTTCCAGATGCACTATTCAAAGACAGCAGGAACGGTTCAGAAAGACCGATCCAGCATCGGATTGATTTTCGCCAAAACCGAACCGCAAAAACTGGTTCACACGTATGGCATTTCCAACAACGCATTCCTGATTCCGCCGGGCGCGGAAAACCATCTGGTCACAGCTTGCTGGACGGCGAAAGAAGACATCCACATCATCAACTTCATGCCGCACCTGCACCTGCGCGGCAAAGCCGTTGAATACAAAGCATTTTATCCGGATGGGAAAACCGAGATTCTGTTGAATGTGCCCGAATACGATTTTTCGTGGCAAACGGTCTATTACTTCAAACAGGCCAAGGCCATTCCAAAAGGCACGAAGATTATGGTTTCCGGGTTTTTCAACAATTCGGCCAGAAACAAATTCAATCCTGATCCGACAAAAGCCGTGCGGTACGGGGAACCGACGTATGACGAGATGATGATCGGCTGGATGGATTACACGACCGATAACGAAAAAGCCAAACTGGCTACGGCAATGAACAAATAA
- a CDS encoding serine hydrolase — translation MASAQLKLDPAKAQVEKIIAASGAEVVGVAVYDLQTKKTLLINERVNMHAASTMKLPVMMEIFRLVEEKKLRLTDPLEVKNKFYSIVDGSEFRLNKSDDSDEEVYNRLGQKMTVRDLMEHMITWSSNLATNILIERVGPENVMKLMTELGANDIRVLRGVEDTKAFQAGKNNMTTAYDLMLLLKLIAENKFRSKKSCEKMVEILSAQHFNEGIPAGLPTATKVAHKTGEITKHKHDAGIVYPLSGKPYVIVVLTKGIASDRQSSKLIADISRTVYDALIN, via the coding sequence ATGGCTTCTGCCCAATTGAAGCTCGACCCGGCCAAAGCGCAAGTCGAAAAAATAATTGCGGCCAGTGGCGCGGAAGTCGTTGGTGTTGCGGTGTATGACCTTCAGACGAAAAAGACTCTTTTGATCAACGAGCGTGTCAATATGCATGCGGCCAGCACAATGAAGCTGCCGGTGATGATGGAAATTTTTCGGCTGGTGGAAGAAAAGAAGCTTCGTTTGACCGACCCGCTTGAAGTCAAAAACAAGTTTTACAGCATCGTTGACGGCAGCGAGTTTCGCTTGAACAAAAGCGATGACAGCGATGAAGAGGTTTACAACCGTCTTGGTCAGAAAATGACCGTTCGGGATTTGATGGAGCACATGATCACCTGGAGCAGCAATCTGGCAACCAACATTCTGATCGAACGTGTTGGGCCGGAAAACGTTATGAAGCTGATGACTGAACTTGGCGCAAATGACATTCGCGTGCTGCGCGGTGTGGAAGATACCAAGGCGTTTCAGGCTGGAAAAAATAACATGACGACAGCCTACGACCTGATGTTGTTGTTGAAATTGATCGCTGAAAATAAATTCCGCAGCAAAAAATCCTGCGAAAAGATGGTAGAGATTTTGTCGGCTCAGCATTTCAACGAGGGGATTCCGGCGGGTTTGCCAACCGCCACAAAAGTCGCTCACAAGACAGGAGAAATCACCAAACATAAACACGATGCCGGCATCGTATATCCGCTAAGCGGCAAACCGTATGTGATTGTTGTTTTGACGAAAGGCATTGCAAGCGACCGACAGAGCAGCAAACTGATCGCAGACATTTCTCGCACGGTTTACGATGCTTTGATCAATTGA